The proteins below are encoded in one region of Eulemur rufifrons isolate Redbay chromosome 2, OSU_ERuf_1, whole genome shotgun sequence:
- the RNASE11 gene encoding LOW QUALITY PROTEIN: probable ribonuclease 11 (The sequence of the model RefSeq protein was modified relative to this genomic sequence to represent the inferred CDS: inserted 1 base in 1 codon), producing the protein METFSLLLLSLGLVLAGVSESVMEIIKEEXTEEEMQHDMAKSDQEKQIIEVLMNFTLLDKNTSLSTSKDIISFPSLTFRRLHYSVPKGNSSGDGKECCNDMTVWRKVSEVNGSCKLSSNFIHGSLEVIHGVHKAPSCKFGHNRGICCCESPELENTMCQLTTDKQLPRCQYHGVTSLKKMLTVLTGHSLMSWLVSGSKL; encoded by the exons ATGGAAACCTTCTCTCTTCTGCTACTCAGCCTGGGGTTGGTGCTTGCAGGAGTTTCAGAAAGCGTAATGGAGATAATTAAAGAAG TTACAGAGGAAGAGATGCAACATGACATGGCAAAAAGTGACCAAGAAAAACAGATCATTGAGGTATTAATGAACTTCACCCTGTTAGATAAAAATACCAGCCTCAGCACATCCAAGGATATTATATCTTTCCCATCATTGACATTCAGAAGATTACATTATAGTGTCCCCAAGGGAAACAGTTCAGGTGATGGCAAGGAGTGTTGCAATGACATGACAGTTTGGAGAAAAGTTTCAGAAGTTAATGGGTCATGCAAGTTGAGCAGTAACTTCATCCATGGCTCTTTGGAAGTGATCCATGGGGTCCACAAGGCCCCAAGCTGCAAGTTTGGACACAATCGTGGCATATGCTGCTGTGAGAGTCCAGAACTGGAGAATACTATGTGCCAGCTCACCACAGACAAACAACTCCCCAGATGCCAATACCACGGTGTTActtcattaaagaaaatgttgaCAGTGCTGACAGGTCATTCTCTAATGAGCTGGTTGGTTAGTGGCTCTAAGTTGTAA